GTCGTCACGGGCTGGGGCATATCCATAAGGCCAGTGCTGACCGAATATTACGTGAGGCACTGCGGCGGGTAGATTTGGATGAGCGCGGGATGTCTTCTCACAGCTTTCGGCGGACGGCGTTAACGTGGATGAGTGATTCAGGAGTACCCCTGCGCCACATTCAATCTATCAGTGGTCATCGCTCACTTGCAGCCCTGGAGCGATATTTGGGTGTGACTGAGCAGCAGAAAGAAAATGCCATCTCCACTTTAGTTTTTTAAGTCAGTAAGGAATTATGAACGCTTACAAAAAATACATCACCATTACAGATCCAAAGCAAGTAATATTATCTGATTTACCTTTTCAAGCAGGACAGCGAGTAGAAATAATTATCTTAGCTGAGGAGAACCCCAGAGCATCTATTAGTAAAAAACTGAGAGATTTATTTGAGCAAACACAGTCGCTACCAGGAGTACAAGATATTACCGAAGCCGAAATAGCAGCAGAGATTGAAGCTTACCGACGCGGAGAATGAAAGTTGTTATTGACACGAATGTTTTAGTTTCTGCTGTCCTTAAGGGTAGAGTACCAAGAGCAGTTATTCAGTTTATTTTTGATAATCCCGACTGGGAATGGATTGTTTCATTGGAAATTGTAGCGGAATATAAGGAGGTATTAAGTCGCCCAAAGTTTAAACTGACAGATGAAGTGAGAAACTCATGGTTTGAAATTATTGATACATTTGCGACGCTAATTGATGTCAATGTGTCAATTGATTTTCCAAGAGACACAAAAGATGCAAAGTTTTTAGCTTGTGCAGTAGCAGCCGAAGTAGATTTTTTGATTACGGGTGATTCGGATTTTAATCAGGCGCAAACTTTGCTAAATACAACGATTATTTCTGTGTCTTTATTTAACAAGTTAGTTTGCGATTGAATGTGACTCGCTCTCCAAGTCGGTAAATAGTAGTTTGACGACATTGAGGCAGAAGGGGCAGGGAGGAAGCAAA
This region of Nostoc commune NIES-4072 genomic DNA includes:
- a CDS encoding putative toxin-antitoxin system toxin component, PIN family, which translates into the protein MKVVIDTNVLVSAVLKGRVPRAVIQFIFDNPDWEWIVSLEIVAEYKEVLSRPKFKLTDEVRNSWFEIIDTFATLIDVNVSIDFPRDTKDAKFLACAVAAEVDFLITGDSDFNQAQTLLNTTIISVSLFNKLVCD